From the Oryzias melastigma strain HK-1 linkage group LG13, ASM292280v2, whole genome shotgun sequence genome, the window gctataagctagcaggagagagtgtaaatataaggatgatgggaaatggaggtgGGTTTACCCCTCCCCAACAGTCCGCCACAACTCAGTGAACTACTTCTGCTCCACAGAAACTATATGTTCTAGTAAATTATGcaggttttttaaatttaattaaaacaacaaaatcgtAATTGAAAGACCGCTGGAAGCACTATTAAAATGGATCATAGCATCCATAAACCTTCTCTTTGGTCTACTTCTAGATCTTTTTAGTCTTTGCTCCAACCTTATCATGTGTTTTTACCAACATAAACTCCTTCCCTTATCTGAACGTGTCCAAACCTCCTCAATCTGcttcccttcatttatcccaAAACATCTGATATATGAGCTGTCAGTCTGTCACTCGCCCCACCAAACCAGACAGGACTCAAAACCGATCCATGTTGCACCTCAAACTCTTCTATCAAACCTACAGCAGCTCTTATTATGGTCATCCAGCTCTCTTATATGTTTACTGATGTCACTCCAGACGTCTTCATACAAACCTCTGCTTCCCGATATCTGTATGCTGTCATAGATTTTCTCTAGATCTGCAGACATCCTTCGTCTGACCGTCTGTGGTTCTCTTCCTTGATATGAAACCATTCAGTTACTCATAAAGGCTCACTTCTGACTTCCATCACTACCCTTTCCTAGAACTTTACTGGATGATGATTAATCAGCTTTACTCCTCCATTATTctcacaactctgcacatctcccttgaACTTAAAAATCGGCAGTAGAAAACGAGAACCTGTCAACACTTTTCCATCTCTGTCACTGATCACCCTAAACTGTTGGACATCCTTCCCAAATGTTCCTCAGCTCTACCAACCTGTACAGATTTACCTCACTGGACAAcagtttctaaagtttttttaaaatctgtgctTTTTACTCACCTGAGACCATTTAAGAGATGCTCTCGATACTTTCTATACACAattatttcagcattttctacatgttttatttaaatccaaacATAATGTCTAATACTCTGTATTTCCCAATCGTCATCTCATATTTAACTCTTACTTGATTCTATCATTTGCTTTTCGGTAGGTGTGCGACTGGCTCTACCCTCTGATGGCCATGAACTCTCCGGTGCTGGTGTGTAACACAGGAGTGTTCATGTTTCCGGACATGATGGCTCAGGCTCCGGGCTTTTATGTGGGGGTGGTTCTGTCCTCGGAGCTCCCGGCTGCTCAGAGAGAACTCTTTCAGGACCTGCTGTCCCAGATGACAGATCTCAGGGTTCAGGTTGGTGGGTTTTTGTTGTCACATGtccaaaaatacaagttttgaTATTCcttgttaacttttttaaaatgtgttttaaacaagtcaaaaaataagatgaataaaaagtcacaagtACAGTGGACAACCTAAAGCAGAGAATGAATGATTTTGGTGGAAGATCAGGACAGGAACGCTCAAATCGATCCTCCATATTGGATTTGTACTCTACCTGCTGAGCGGGTCATTGAAGACGCCACATGTGCACaactgagtctctgattggttgacgcaacACATCACCAAAGTTCTGATTTTTATTCACTCAAATTGCTCAAACTGCGCTGGAGAACCTCAGATCACATCGTTACATTGACTTATcattgaaactggacgcctGCTGCATAAACTGCGTTGGGTGTGAACATAGATTTAAAGCTTGAATtacttattgtattttttcaataaatctactgaaacagaaacacatacACATAAATACGATGATGAAGAAAATCACCCAGTGAAATCTTCATCTCATCCCAGTGACTCTTGATAAGGTTGAGGTCTTCTCCGTGTGAAGGTCAGTCCACGTCTTAAAGTAATGTCTCATTCTTCCTGATGTCATACGATGAGCTCAGGTAATCCTGGGATTATTTTGGGATGCGACTATGTCATCAGAGATTAAAACACATTCACTGAAGGAAGAACTTTCTCTTCAGTAAATGTAGGCAGCCTGGTGACCTCATTCTTTGAACACATAATCAATTCATATTGTATTGATTAGCATTGTCCATAATCCCagtacaaattatttttatagtttctgctcccaattaaaaaatctgtacaTTCAACAAAAAGCCCTGGAATACCttcagtttagtttttgttcctGGTGATTTACTTTTGGCACTTGTTCCCCTTTCTCAGCACTGTGGGGATTTGAGTTTGGCAGGTGAGGAGAACTAATCAGTTCTAATGCTCTTATCTGGAGCACTTGGAAGCATCCGAGAGGCTCAACCCAAAGACGCGTCTCAGTCGGGCCGCGATGGAGGCAGAGGTGACTGTGCAGAGGGATGCCCTACAAACTTAGTTTTGACTAATGAAGTCTACTTAGAAACCTTCTCTGATGGAAGTTGTTCCCCGTCAGACAGTAAGCACTCTTCCCTGATCTGAGCTTCAGTAGAGGTTGAAGATTTCTGACTCTGCAGACTTTTGTTTAGACGGACAAAGGACGCGTTGTAATTAGAAGCAGGGAATGAGCGGAGCTATTGTTCACGTCTGCAGCAGGATGACGGAGACGAGCGGACGATTTACGGATGAACACATTTCTGCTTCTTGCTGACCGATGTGTTTGAATTCTCAGGCTCCAGATGAGGCAGAAGAGGAAATTAATCTCAGCCAGAAAGTGCCTATTGCTACACCTGAAGAGACGGCACCAGAAGCAGccgagaaggaggaggagaaagttCTGCCTGAATGGAGTGAAAAGGTGGCAAGTGGAATCTTGACtggtaaaaacacactttttttaaattaaaagttctTTAGCGTAAGAGTCAGTAATCCTGACTGAGTTACCGTTCTCCTGTCAGGGGCCTCCTGGTTGAGCTGGGGTCTGGTGAAAGGTGCAGCATACACCGGCAAGGCCATTCACAAAGGAGCATCTATGCTCAGAGAGCACATCACACCGGAGGACAAGCCCACCCAAGTCAGCCCCACCGTCACCAAAAGCCTCCACGTGGCCAAACAAGCCACCGGAGGAGCCGTCAAAGTCAGCCAGTTTCTGGGTAACATCAGCATTAAACAATAtctatatttatgttattttgttgtGGTTCTCTAACGGTGTTGTCGCTTTAGTGGACGGCGTCTGTACGGTAGCGGGCTGTGTGGGCCGCGAGTTGGCTCCTCATGTCAAAAAACACGGAGGCAAGCTCATCCCCGAGTCCATGAAGAAGGACAAGGACGGGCGCTCCAACATTGATGGAGCGATGGTGGTCGCTGCCAGTGGCGTTCAAGGTAAAACTTCAGTGGATTTCCTCTGAGATGTTTGTGGAACCATCATGTTTGTCTGTCCAGCTTCATGTTAGCATTCAGAACACCATCCAACTTCATCCAGTCTAGCTTCATTTTTAGGTTGATTGTAAAAGCttgtaaaaatgactaaattcaTAATTAGGACACATTTAGgttttgttgattaaaaaacgTCTTGTCAACATAAATTCTTTGTATCCTTGTAAAAGACTGGctcttattttgttcatttatttattgtttttgtcagTGTTTGCTaagttaaacagaaaaagtgttttcaaaagttgaattatttgtttctgtgaCTTAAAGATAATTAttgtgttattaaaaaaaagcaaacagtgGCCCTGCAATTTTTCCTGATTAtacaaagtcaaataaaatccaaaaactaaaaaaaaaaaaaagcaactttctCTTGTAACTTCTGATGGGCTTTAAGTCCtacaaaaactgtcaaaaacagGTGGTGGTCTTTTGAACTACTAAATATCATTTCTCCCTTTTGGATTCATATGAACTGAGTTGAATTTGGGGGAAAATCTTAAAGAAAACTGTCCTCAATTCAATGGATTGAATTGGAGAATTtagatttattctttttttaaagatgcaatTAAAGGCACAAAACAGACTAAAGCAAACTTAAAACAACTAATTTCTTAACATAAATTGCACATCCAAATAACAGTTTAAACCGTCCCTAATTTCGTCGTCGAGTTTTATGGATTATTATGACTATCTTGTCTAAAAGAgaagttaaaaacttcatatttaaccatgttttcttttttaaatctatggtTGAAGCCCAAAAGTgttgcaaaaaatgtatttgcacatgaaatatttaagacataaacatttaattaaatatcactATTTTCTAttaagtgaaagaaaaaatggtAATAAATTCTAAAACTGATGTAAAACTTGATCGAGGGTCAGGACAAACTCAACTGTGTGGCCTACTGGTTATGTGTCTACCTTAAGACTCTGAGATTGTTTGAATCCCTGTTTGGTTCGTACCAAGTACTAAAAACGGTGGCAGGTTTGAAATTCCACTTTAAGTGTTATTAAACCACACAATGactattattttgtttacaatatttgttgcattttgaaTCAAATATGTGCTGAAACCGAGTTTTTCTTTAGGATTTGCAACCATGTGGACCGGTTTGGAATCTGCAGCCAAGGACATCGCTTCCAGCGTTGCAGCAGAGACGGTCACCACAGTAAAACACAagtaaattctctttttttccctgtgtACTAATTGTTCTCACCATCattgctattttcttttcttttttttttgcaccataataccaaaactaaattttcactttttttttttgttcattttcaatttGCTTTGCAGATATAGAGGCCTAGAAAACGTCTTCGACACACCTAATGAGAAGACGTGTAACTAACTAGATATTTGACTAATCACCTCACTAATCGCTTATGGACCATTTAATTCTGTTCTCTTAACTTCCCTTAATGTTAATTCACATTACAgcattccttttatttttcaatactGACATAAATGTCCTCATTTGGTATTAACACTGTCCATCTAACCAGAACATCATTTCCTGCTTCAGTCAATACTCCAATTAGAACTTGATTCCAGCTGATTTCATTAGGCTGCATCACCAAAgtgtaattatgttaaagaaatacttcttttaattaataaactgGTGAGAAATCAACATTCAGGAGGTTTTGGTTTCTGTGTCCATGTGAAGAACagaattgtgtatttttaattttctggtcATGCCTGCTGCCTCTCCaacattcatccattcattttttaggacCCTATAAGACAAGTTTGAATCCAAACCCCGCACTTGCATGACCCTCACATGGACATTCCTTTCTGGTCTCTTTTCAGTCCTAAACtccttcatttctttctttcgcTCTAACCTCTTTTTACCCAAGGTATGGGGCGGCAGCGGGACAAGCCACAGACCACGCCGTCAATTCAGCCATAAATGTCGGCATCACCGCCTTCAACATCGACAACCTGGGCATCAAAGCCGTGGTGAAAAGAACCGGCAAGCAAACGGCACAGGCCATTCTGGAGGACTACAAGCTTCAGGAGAAACCAGAGAGCGGGAAACAAGTCGAGAGTTTAAAGAAATAGTCGTTATCTCAGCTCTGCCTTAAGAACGGTACTAATACATTAAATATAGAGCTGTTTAGGTTCTGTATTTGAAATGCATATCCTAATTTATACAGATGAGCACTTTAATCTTTGTGGTATAAAATTTGAACACATGATTGTAtcaagaaaaccaaaacatcactgtCAGATATATATTATTACCATTTAACAGAAAAGCCCCAATAtttaaatctctttatttttaaaagctaaactatTTTAAACCTTTCCATCATAATTATGTGTTTATAAGGTTGAACTAactatttttataaatctttCCAACGCTTTAAATTCAATATTGTCAGGTTGCTGTGATGATAACTCTGCTGACTgtgcctttttaaaatataacgtttgtaaatgtttgtattctTCTGGAACATTCCTGATGAAGTCAGATTATTGTTGTTGGCTCTTTAGTCCAAgtgtctaaaaataaagaatatttatgTTCAGCTGCTACCTTCAGATCTGTCTAAATATGACGTGCTTCACACTAGCCATGTACAATGAAATGTTatattaaataaagatttatttgaagtaactttgttttcatttatttggatAAGTGAGTCACATTGATTATCAGGTACTTGAATGGAGATGATGGAACCCTGAGATTTTAGTTCATCCAGACATTTTCCACAGATGCTCAACGTGAAGCCGATCCTTTCACATCGGCAGCGTTTGTCCCCGGGGAACGGTCGATTTGTCCAACAATATTGGACGGGCGTTGACCGAGGTCAGACTGTCAGCTGGAGCAAATATTTGATCCATCGACGGTTGATGCAGCAGACGATCACAAACACACTTGTGTACCGATTCTCTGCTGGATGCCCTCTGCAGCACCCCAGACATGAGCCGggggaataaataaataaatataacgcACCAAGTTAGACAGTCACTCCTGACTACCAAATTTTAAGCATTTAATAACCATTTTCATTGGTTTCCAAGGAAAAACTTATTTGAGATTACGTATTTTTCGATTAatttcattcaaacagagcTTGTTGTTGACATGTTAACCTAATGAAAGGggaataattgtttatttaacgTCAAATCTTTTGCTGCTGACATGAGATGCGTTAGACAGGTgggttatttattatttacagagATTAAGTGCAGTTGCACGTGGTCAGCTGGCAAAAAGCAGAAGGTAGATCCATAAATGAGATGTTCTGATGTGTAATACCATCCGTTTTCCACTGACAACAAAAAGCTTTTATAGCAAATTTTTAACTCAAGTTTTCATTGAGTTTTGATCATCAAGTAACATACACATGTAGCAAATACAGCATTTTACAGGTCAGGTTCCTGTCAATCTgattattatataaaaacaacatatagAGTATATGAGGAATCAGAAATAAATAGCAAATGTAATGTTGGAATTATTCACCTTGTTGACCTTACAGTAATATGGGACCAGAAAGTGTCCTAAATGAACCCTTTTGTGGGgtctctatttttttatttgttttacatacatttatacGATGCCATTTTTGCCATCGTATTTTTCCACACTTTGATCTGTGGGATTTGTGGGTTTTCCAGTGTCTGAGAATAACCCTTGCTTCCACAGAGAACCCAACCGTCAGGACAGAAAATTTCCCATCTGCTATGCCCGTCATCTTGTctccaaaaaacataaacttggACAGTGTGATAGAATTTTAACCAATCAATCACCAATTCttaaccaaaaatgttcaacaaatgaGGATTTGACATTTCAAACACAATCAGTTGTTCATAAGATCTATTTTTATGTAATGTTACTGGGGTCCAATAATACCTGTTTTCTCTCTTTGTAAGTTGTCCTTTACATTCTCTcacaaatttttcattttcagataaTATTCTTAAGCATTCTTCATCTTTTAACATAACACCAATGAGTTTCCAGTGCATTACAATGatcactgacatttttttaatcaagaggATATCACAAATTCTTATATTAGGCTACTGTAAAGATTACacacctaaataaataaatacaatttgagcagttaaaatgtaatttcaaatgtttgtgagaAGAAATGTTAAAACTCACTTTTCTGTGCTGAAGAACAGCTGTTCTACTGGTAAACctaaaaacaccttttaaattaatctattttaaaaccgTTCCCAGTTGGTCTTTTAAATGCAAttatccttgttttttttgtttgtttttttagccaaaatcaaaaacctctGTTGTTTACTTGGACAGTTTTTTGCAGAGCACTATggatttattagaaatttgtctctgattgtgggtgggactgttagcagggagtaagcctgccctgatttcccatcatctctttgttgacactctctcccactagcttacagccctcacatcAAAAATTAAGCAATCAATccgtgcagttttgagccagatgctaaCTCAGACAATGTATTGCAATGGAGCGAAGCAGTATTAATgataataactttatttataaagcacttaaattgtCCATACAGGTCAGAAGTGCGGTACAACTACAGAATAAACGCATTTAAAGGATCAGATACAATTAAAAGTGTACAAGAAAATGctcataaaatgtaattaataagacaaaacaaaagagaaaaaatggaaaagtagagggacaaaagaaaaagaggtaAAGAGGTCAAGCAAAATTAAAAGGTAGCTTATGATAGTAGCTTGTGTcatatcaatacattttttcaaacagcattttttttgtattatccTGATTTAgactgatttaaataaagaaatgcttagaaatgcaactttaagcttcgttttctctaaaaatacactataataaattattaaaaacacaattttcattctCTTTAAGCCTGAAGAAAGCTGATCAGtgcttttaacttttcaactttgtttttaaaagcttgtttttttgctgagaTGTTGTTTTCATCTGAGAAAACGAGTAGTAAGGAATTCACAAGattattaacttaaaaaaataagtttttcaaAGTCACaaccttttaaacattttagccaAATTATCCGGTCAGCAGACCTGCATGT encodes:
- the spartb gene encoding spartin b isoform X1, coding for MEKAKQDAFDNARLQVIKDGYERAFECINEGLTADEAGDKTRALELYKQGRKHLLRAISVPSHGDECGGSAWESARQMQQKMSETLNNITTRLAILETSSDLQSAPTQSSASVSDHSGLPTNGLYPKIQTKEKQQNPPNVGNGPPVGAEGGMAPNLQPMFPTQQPPAYSPQAAEGHTSISYGTESGEMSLVGNEFYNTSPISTPSTQSLGEDGEELIYIPNGVQIFFVTPDGQVSAPSYPGYLRLVRFTGERCEGMPDRPPAFLQVCDWLYPLMAMNSPVLVCNTGVFMFPDMMAQAPGFYVGVVLSSELPAAQRELFQDLLSQMTDLRVQAPDEAEEEINLSQKVPIATPEETAPEAAEKEEEKVLPEWSEKVASGILTGASWLSWGLVKGAAYTGKAIHKGASMLREHITPEDKPTQVSPTVTKSLHVAKQATGGAVKVSQFLVDGVCTVAGCVGRELAPHVKKHGGKLIPESMKKDKDGRSNIDGAMVVAASGVQGFATMWTGLESAAKDIASSVAAETVTTVKHKYGAAAGQATDHAVNSAINVGITAFNIDNLGIKAVVKRTGKQTAQAILEDYKLQEKPESGKQVESLKK
- the spartb gene encoding spartin b isoform X2; the protein is MEKAKQDAFDNARLQVIKDGYERAFECINEGLTADEAGDKTRALELYKQGRKHLLRAISVPSHGDECGGSAWESARQMQQKMSETLNNITTRLAILETSSDLQSAPTQSSASVSDHSGLPTNGLYPKIQTKEKQQNPPNVGNGPPVGAEGGMAPNLQPMFPTQQPPAYSPQAAEGHTSISYGTESGEMSLVGNEFYNTSPISTPSTQSLGEDGEELIYIPNGVQIFFVTPDGQVSAPSYPGYLRLVRFTGERCEGMPDRPPAFLQVCDWLYPLMAMNSPVLVCNTGVFMFPDMMAQAPGFYVGVVLSSELPAAQRELFQDLLSQMTDLRVQAPDEAEEEINLSQKVPIATPEETAPEAAEKEEEKVLPEWSEKVASGILTGASWLSWGLVKGAAYTGKAIHKGASMLREHITPEDKPTQVSPTVTKSLHVAKQATGGAVKVSQFLVDGVCTVAGCVGRELAPHVKKHGGKLIPESMKKDKDGRSNIDGAMVVAASGVQGFATMWTGLESAAKDIASSVAAETVTTVKHKYRGLENVFDTPNEKTCN